The Metarhizium brunneum chromosome 5, complete sequence sequence TAACTTGGAGGCTAGTGATCCAGATGATTAAGGGCCGCCTTGCAGCGGTtgtcaagaagcagcaaatgattgccgacgccaacaccaaggaACAACAAGCACAGCTGCAAGCTGCACGTCGACGCAGTGGCGACGTAACACCGCGCAGCGTGCCATCGCATGGCTCGGCATGAAATGGAGAACCCGCATCGAGGACCAAGTTGGCCAGATCTCAAAATGAAAACCGGACGCAAAACAATACAGAGACGAAACAAAATAACAGTTGAACAGCCCCGCGGCTAGAAGATATTACACTTTGATTTTctcgtcgtcttttttttttccttaaATCGATAccagatttttttttctatctTTTTAACACTGGCCTGGAATTTTTCCATTTTCCTTCAATACGTTTGTGGTGGCGTTTGGACCTTTGGCTGCAAAGACTATGCATTAAACAGCCTTGGCATATTCCTTGCTCAGTACCACTAGCGCGTATGTCGATATAAGATTTGGAGATTGTGTTTGGACTTGTGATAGGGAACAAAGGCTCGACGGTCATGGATTGGCGTTAGGGAATTGGATCTGAATTTGATTGTTTTTTCCAAGTATAGTGTGGGAAATCACTCAGAGAGCTGATGATGGCAGATGTTTGCATGCATTATGTTGGCAAAGGAAGCCCGTGGGCGTTTGTTGCCGTGTATAGCGGGCGGTATACAAGGATATACTGGAATCCCGAGTTGCACATGTCTTTCCCTTTGGTATGCATTCAGTCTGGAGGCCCTCTGGCAAAGGTCTGGCAGTGCCAGCAAGGCATTTTGTATTTCTTAACACATAACTCTGAATAGCAGATGACGTGGCGGGTTGGCCCGTGCAATCTATCACTGCTCTGGTGTAATACTCtgccgttgttgttggacATGCTCTTTTCACCGTGAGAATCATTGGGTGTATAATGTCTCTCCTTGAGGGCAGCTGCCTCTACGACTCCTCATCCGTGGCGAAGGAATATGAAGCGCATACATGTTGAGTCTACTATGGCGAGGTTTATGACATGAAGTCGGGGTTATGGCCAGCTAGTTCCGAGACACCCAGCATGAACAAACGTCTAATTTGCATCGTAGCAGTACCTATAGATGAGGACAAGGTATTGCTGTGGACGGAAGTTGAGCACGTCTCCGGCCGTCGACGGGATGTCTGTGAACAGTGTCCTAGCTGCGTCCCTGGCCCTGGGTGGGTATTCGGTATTCAAACGAGCGTTCCGTGAAAATCGTACCAAAGAGCATTACGTTCGCTCAGGGCATCGGGTGTAACACCGTGTCCGCAGAACTGTTTGTGTCAGCGGCTTATGCATTTCCCGGCGGAGGCAGAAGTGCAGCTGTGAGCGGGAGTTGTCCAGGCTGATATATAACACGACAGTCACATGTATGGGAATTTCGACAATCTGACATTTTACCATCTAGGCTTGAGACGGTAGTACCACTGCTCTTTCTccctctctttctctctttcgTTTATTTTATTCCCAGCATTCATTTTAagcatctacggagtacctcaTGGGCAATGCTGCCCAGGGCTCCGGTTCGCGGCCGGCTCGCAGAGGATAGTGAAGATGTCGACGCGGCCGTCCAACAGGCAGGACTGGAACTTTACACCAACGCGCTGGACCTGGCGTCCGACTTTGGAACGTACATTTCCTCTCTGGGCCGGACGCGCCAGCGCCTCCTCGCCGCGGTGCACTCGCGCCAACTGGCTTTCGTGGCTGGGCGCGAGTCCGAAActgccgccggcgcggcCCTTTACCGATCCTTCTTTGAGGAGCGGCGGGAGCAGCTGGAGCAATGTGTTCTTCGGGCTCGCTAGGCGCGGGAACGGGAACGGAGAAAGGAGGCTTGTGAGAGGCGGAGAGCGCTGCGGGTGTCGGGGGACTTTGTGCTGGGCAGGATATGGGCCTTGATTGACGATGTCGATGGATTTTAcgggagggaggaggagagacgCTGGGTTGAGAGGCTGGAGAGGGCGAACAGGGAGATTGAGAAGGTGTGGGAGGAGAATAGGAGCGTGGTGGAAGGGGCAGTGCCGAGGTATTTGGAGGGCATTCCGGTTAGGATGATGATTCGACCGCCGGTTGCGAGGGGCCCTTTGAGGAGCGCGGCTGGGAGGGGGGAGCGAGGGAAGCCCGGTTTGATCTGTTTGCAATGTATGGCGAAGGGGCTGAGGTGTTCGTTGGGGGGGTGTGCTGTGAGGGCTTGCTCGCGGTGTGTTCGGCACGGGGATACGTGtttggtcaacgagggcGGCTGGGTGGTGCTGGGAGAAGATGGGAAGCTAGAGGACGCAGCGGAAGACGATATATCGGCTGCGAGCTTGGAGGAAGAAAGGGGGATGGTTTCGGCATGTTTAAGGGATGTGGTGTCGGTTGGTACGGCTTGCTTTGCTCCGCGACGGCCGCcagagagagagatggagTCGGTGCTTGGACGGATATTAGGTGTGACTCCGTGTGAGGGGTTTGGGGAGTGGACGGGAAGGAATGCTTGTTGATGTCGACTCAGAACTGATTTTGGAGTTTTGGGGCCTGGTAAGAGGACGACGGCATGCGAAGGGCAGCATTGCTAGCATAAATCGCCGAGTATTGAACTTTTGCGACGTCGTCTCATCGTCAACAGCAAGTACCGTCTCGATTCTCGATTCGGCATGGATCAATCAGCCTCCGACTTTGTCAAGTCATACATGACGCCTTCATTTCGGTGCTCAAAGTATTCAAGCTGGCACTTCATTGCACACATGCCTGCCTGCCACTGGCATCTGTTGCGAGACACGGGTCACCTCTACCGTGTTGTGCAATAAAGATGCCGCCTCTTAAATACACACAGTCGCCTCCCTTGCATCCCTTCATTTGAGCTCCTGGAAAATACCAACATCTGTTTTTTAATATAGTCTCGTCTGTCCATTTACGGAGACTTTTCATCCGTTGCCTTGAGCATATTACATGTTAATTACACTTGAAAGTTGACACTCATCCTGCCCCGCTGCCCAACTactccatcatctcatctcaaCATCATCATGCCTCCACCACCAGATCTGTCATCCTACCGTCTCTCAGACCAAGACTCCCAACACATCTTTGCCAGCGAAATCCTCCCCGCCGAATTCGACCACCTCCCTTCTCACCATGGCCCCCAAACGTCGCCGCCCCTCGCCGTCCTAGCTGTTGGCCAAACAGGCTCAGGCAAGACTCGTCTCTCACCCGCCATCCTCTCGGCATTCCATCTCGTCCGTGGCGCTCCTGCAACTGGCCCCGTGCATCTCATCGCCGACACATACAAGACATACCATCCCGAATACACGCGCCTGATGCTGTCCACGCCAAACCTGGCCTCGCCCGCCACGGGGCCCGACGCGAGGAAATGGCTTGCAATGGCGTCCGAGGAGGTCGTTCGACGAAAGTTAGATGTCCTTTTAGAGAGCGCATGTCGGCATCCCGATGATTTTGTGCAATTGGCTCGTGTTTTCAGCACGGCAGGATACCGCGTAGAAGTGGTGCTGTTGGCGGTGCCAGCCGCGCTCAGTAGATTGGGCATCTTGGTGAGGTTCTACGAGAAGTTGCCCGAGGGCCAGTCGAGGAATTTACCTGTGAGGCTGACGCCCACCAAAGTCCACGATGATTCGTATGCCGGACTGTTGGACGCAGCGAGGTTTTTGGACGAGACCTCTACGGCGGATCAGGTGCTTGTGGTCAGGAGAGGGAATCTCGTGGCATATGGCACCACGAAGAGTGCCAATGGGAACATGGTGAATCGAAGAGGCGTCGAAGAGGCGTTGAAGAGGGAAAGGGGGCGGCCATTGACCGCACAGGAGATGAAGACCGCTCTGGATGACGTTCAAAAGATGAGTACGCATGAGGATGCCAGTGAGCAGGTGGAACACATAAGAGGTATGTTGAAGCCGCTGATTAAGGACAGCTCCCAGGATGGTTGGCCGGAATTAAAGCCCTTGAATTTTGGGAAGGTTAACGAAGAGGCTGGCGGGACCTATAATGTTCTTCGATTAGGACAATTGTGAGCACTGAAGTGAAAACTTGGTTTTTACAGCATTATATCAGATAATGATAGCAGTGTCTCTTAGATACTCGCCCCAGGATCATATCAAGGTTTTGTAATCAGCGGTTCAAGCAAAGCAAATAGGCACATGCCACCGGTACTCATACAGCGGCACCTTCAGTTGAAGCCTGCAAGTTTGCCAACTTTTGGCCATACCAGCCCCTTGCATCATCTTGTAAATTCGCATCAGGCACCCGTTTTTCGTCCGGGCACAGTTTGCCGTTTCATATCGCGGTGTAGAGCTTCATCGTTCTTTCGCTTCGGAGATATCACGAAAATACTCTTCTTATGGGTATCAGTTGTTTCTCGAGAAAATAATGCCGATCCTGTTCCTGAACTTCCTGGAACGTCTGAGCTTGCGGCCGTGGCTTGGGATTCCCTCGGTTGGCCAAACTCCGCTTTTGTGGAGAGCTTCCTTTCACCCACAACTTCTTTCAAATTGTTCTTCAGAGTCGCCTTGCCAAAGTATTTTGAGAACTCTGTTTGTAGCAGAGGATAGTGTCGGGAGAGATCAGAATATGCCTTGAACAactcttcttggcctcgcgcTTGAGCCAAGGCCCCCATTAAGACGCTAGGAAGCTGTAGCGGCAGCGGGTTCAACTTGACTGGAGCTTTCCAGCTGCCTAAGATTTTATGATCTAGCTGTTGAAAGAAGAGCAAGTGCTTCTCCGGAGTGCATAGCCAATCATGACATATGGCTTCGAGACCCGAAATTCTGGCCTTTGGAGAAATTTGAAGGC is a genomic window containing:
- the CPK4 gene encoding Calcium-dependent protein kinase 4 yields the protein MKTLVGTANYQAPELYDSQSAQTPAIDIWSLGIVAIIMLTAGLGIENTMPKFNRYTQTVLNRTLKQDIFQPSLKLSKNSKTFVWQCLQISPKARISGLEAICHDWLCTPEKHLLFFQQLDHKILGSWKAPVKLNPLPLQLPSVLMGALAQARGQEELFKAYSDLSRHYPLLQTEFSKYFGKATLKNNLKEVVGERKLSTKAEFGQPRESQATAASSDVPGSSGTGSALFSRETTDTHKKSIFVISPKRKNDEALHRDMKRQTVPGRKTGA